Below is a window of Nocardioides conyzicola DNA.
TGTAGTGCTCGGGGTTGAGACCCACGATCTCCAGCAGCTCCTGCACCCGCGGGAGGATCTTGTTCTTGGGGACGATCTTGTGGATCGCCAAGGGGGCGCCGACGATCGCGCCGACCGAGTGCCGCGGGTTCAGCGACGTGTACGGGTCCTGGAAGATCATCTGGATCTCGCGGCGCAGCGGCTTGAGCTGGCGCGAGCTGATGTTGGTGATGTCGCGGCCGTCGAAGGTGACCGATCCGCCGGTCGGCTCGTAGAGCCGCGTGATCAGCCGGCCCGTCGTGGACTTGCCGCAGCCGGACTCACCGACGAGGCCGAGCGAGCCGCCCTCGGGCACCTGGAACGAGATGCCGTCGACGGCCTGCACGTGGCCGATGGTCCGCCGGATGACGCTCGAGGACTTCACGGGGAAGTACATCTTGAGGTCGCGGACCTCGATGATCGGCTTGGCGTTCGGGTCCGCCACCGAGGCGGCGTGACCCTCGACCGGGCTGATGTAGTCGATCTCGTCCTGGTCGACCGGGTCCTCGGTGCGCGAGGTCGGGTCGTCCTGCGGCAGGAAGCCGGGCGAGGACGGGACCGGGGACAGCTTGTCGTCGCCGTACTTGTCGTTCATCGAGCGTCCTCCACCAGGTCCGGCGCGATCTCCGGCAGGACCTCTTGTTCGAACACGACGTCAGGGTTGGTGAGGTGGCACCGCTTGAGGTGCGTCTCGGTGCGAGTGCCCGGAGCCAGCTCCGGCAGGGTCGTCGTGCACAGGTTCCCCGGCACCTTGTCGCGGTGCGGGCAGCGCGGGTGGAAGGCGCAGCCCGAGGGCGGGGTGAGCAGCGACGGCGGGTTGCCCGGGATCGGGATCAGCCGCGCGTTGGTGTCGCCCCGGACGTCCGGCACGCTCGAGAGCAGGCCCCACGTGTAGGGCATCTCGGGGTGCGTGAGGATCTCGTTGCAGCTCCCCACCTCGACCGCGCGGCCGGCGTACATGACCAGCACCTCGTCGGCCACCTCGGCGATGACGCCGAGGTCGTGGGTGATAATGATGACCGCCGACTCGAACTCCTTCTGCAGGTCCTGCAGGAGGTCGAGGATCTGGGCCTGGACCGTCACGTCGAGCGCGGTGGTCGGCTCGTCGGCGATGAGCAGGCTGGGGTTGTTGATCAGCCCCATCGCGATCATCGCGCGCTGCCGCATGCCGCCCGAGAACTGGTGCGGGTAGTCGTCCACGCGGCGGTCCGGCTGCGGGATGCCGACCCGGTCGAGCATCTCGATCGCCCGGGCGCGGGCGGCCCGCTTGCTGACGTCATGGTGGACCCGGTAGGCCTCACCGATCTGGTTGCCGACCGTGTAGTAGGGGTGCATGGCCGAGAGCGGGTCCTGGAAGATCATCGCGACCTCCTTGCCCCGGCGGCGACGCATCTGCTCGTCGGAGAGCTTCAGCAGGTCGGTGCCGTCGAGCAGGATCTCGCCGCTGACGATGGCGCTGGTCTTGCGGTGCAGGCCGAGGATCGCCGAGCTCGAGACCGACTTGCCGGAGCCGGACTCGCCGACGATGCCGAGAGTCCTCCCCTTCTCGAGGTCGAAGGACAGGCCGTCGGTCGCCTTGACGATGCCGTCGACCGTCGGGAAGTGGACCTTGAGGTCACGAACCGAAAGAAAGCTGGACACAGGGATCTCCCTCAGCCGACGCGGACGCGCGGGTCGATGACCGCGTAGAGGACGTCGACGATGATGTTGGCCACGATGACGAAGCTGCCGAGCAGCAGCACCAGGCCGATGATCGTGGGCAGGTCGTTGGTGTTGTTGGCGTCGATGGCGAGCTTGCCGAGGCCGTTGTAGTTGAACACCGTCTCGGTGATGATCGCGCCGCCCATCAGCCCGGCGAAGTCGAGTCCGACCAGGGTGACGAGGGGGGTCAGCGCGGCTCGCATGCTGTGCTTGACCAGCACGCGGCGCGGCTTGAGTCCCTTGGCCCGGGCGGTGCGGACGTAGTCCTCACTCATCGACTCCAGGACGAAGGCCCGGGTCATCCGGACGTAGCCGGCCATGTAGAGCACGGCCAGGGTGATGCCGGGCAGCAGCAGGCAGGTCAGCCAGGCGCCCAGTCCCCCCTCGGCGATCGGGGTGTAGACCGGGACGTCCACCAGCTCCCACTTGATCGCCACGAACTTCAGCAGGAACAGACCGATGAAGAACGCGGGGAACGCATAGAGGACCAGCGAGACCGCCACGATCCCCCGGTCTATCAGCGACCCTCGGGTGACCGCGGCTATCACGCCGAACAGGACACCGAAGAACAACCACAGCACGAGTGCCGCGATGGAGATCGAGAGCGAGACCGGGAAGGCCTCTTTCATGAGCTGGTTCACGGTCTTGGTGTTGACCACCGAGTAGCCGAAGCACGGTGCCGCGCAGTGCGTCACCAGCTGCGGCGCCGCGGCGCGCAGCTCGGGGTCGTCCGGGTAGTCACGACCCTTGACGACGCCCTGCAGGAAGTCGGTCCACTGCACGATGGTGGGTTTGTCGTAGCCGAGCGACTTGTTGGTCTGCTTGATCTGCGCGACCGAGCAGTTCTTGCCGCACGCGAAGCGGCCCGGGTCGATCGGTGAGGCGAAGAACAGGAAGAACGTCACCAGGCTCATCACGATCAGCATGATCACGCCGACGAACAGGCGCCGGATGACATAGGCCAGCATCGGGGGAACCACCTCGTACGGTCTGGAACTGCGGTGGGTGCATCGGGTCAGCACGATGGTGCTGGGTCCAGCATGCACCCTGGACGGAGGTGAGGGTGAGGACCCCTCGACGAGGTCCCCACCCCCGGTTGTCGGGCGGCCGCTGGTGAGCGGCCGCCCGACAGGGTGTAGCGGGTACTACTGAACTACTGCTTCACGCCGATCGCGCCCAGGTCCGGGTAGCTGGAGCTGGCCGGGGTGGTGGTGAAGTTGACGACCTTCGAGCCGTGGAGGAAGTAGAACTGCGCGATCTCCAGCGGGATGTAGGCCACGTCCTGACCGAGGACGATGTCAGCCTGCTGCAGGGCAGCAGTCTGGTCCTCGAGGGACGCCGCGTTCTGGGCCTGGTCGACCAGGCCGTTGAACTCGTCGCTCTTGTAGGCGCCGTAGTCCTGGCCGTCCGAGTTCTCGGTCAGGTTCGGGCGGCTGTCGAAGAGCGGGGCCGTGACGGTGATGGCGGAGGGCCAGTCAGAGCCCCAGCCGCCCCACATGACGTCGCTGTCCTTGTCCGGCTTCTGGATGACGTCGTAGTACGTGTCACCGAGACCGTCGAGGGTCACGTCGAAGCCAGCAGCGTCCCACGTCTCCTTGAGGGCAGCCGCCTGCTTGTCAGCGGTGTCCGTCTTCGGGTACGTGAAGGTGATCGGGTAGGGCAGCGTGACGCCGGCCTCCTCGAGCAGCTTCTTGGCAGCAGCCGGGTCACCCTCCTGGGGGCCCGAGAACGCCGGGTTGGCCTTGTAGCCGACCACGGCCGGGTTCACGATGGACTCGGCAGGCGCGAACGCCTTGTCGCCACCACCAGCGTCGATCCACGCCTTGGCGTTCGTCGCGACCTTGAGGGCCTCGCGGACCTTCGGGTCCTTCATCTTGCGGAAGTTCGGCACCAGGTAGTCGACGTACGGCGACGCCTCCAGCGTGGCGCGGTCGGCGACCGGGCCCTCGATCTGGTTGTAGTACGGCGCCGGGATGCGCTGACCCGTGACGGCGGTCTGAGCGTCACCGCTGTCGGCGATCAGCTGGTCGTAGATCGTCTCGGTGGTCTGACCGATGTTGAAGACGATCGACTCCGGCAGCGCCTTGCGGACGTCGGTGGAGTCCGTCTTCGGGTCGTAGTTGTCGTTGCGGACCAGCGTCGCGCCCTTGTTCTTGCTCCAGGCACCGTCGAGCTTGTACGGGCCGTTGGAGAAGATCTGGAAGTTGGACTTGTCGCCCTGGTCCTTGTCCTTGCGGTACGGGTCCATCATGTGCAGCGCAGCAATCGCGAGCGGGAAGTCCGGCCACGGCTTGTTGAACTTGTACGTGATCGTGGAGCCGTCGCAGGTGACAGCCTTGTCGAACAGGTCCTGACCGTCGCCCTTGTAGGGGCCGTCGTAGGCCGGCAGACCGGTCTTCTCGTCGGTCGGGATGTCCAGGTAGCTCAGCAGGTAGTTCGGACCACCGGTGATGACGTCGGTGGCGAACACGCGGGACGCGCCGTACTTGAAGTCGTCACACGTGATCGGCTGGCCGTCCTCCCAGTTGACGCCGTCCTTGACCGTGAAGGACCACTCCTTGCCGCCGTCCTTGGACGTACCGGTGTCGGTGGCCAGGTCGGGGACCGGCGTGTTGGAGACCTTGGGGTCGGTCGAGATCGGGAACGTCACCAGCTGGCGGTAGACCGTCCGGCTGAAGTTGGTGATGTCGCGACCCACGTAGATCCGCTGGGGGTCGACGTGCTCGATCGGAGCGAAGATGAGGTAGTTGAGCGTGCCGCCAGCCGCAGCATCTGCGTCGGTCGATCCGCCAGCCGAGGGGCCACCAGCGCTGTCGCTACCACCACAGGCCGCGAGACCTGCGGTGAGTGCGACCACCGCGGTAGCGGCGAACACCCGCTTTCGATACTTGAACATTACTTCTCCTTGAGTGTGTGTCGCGCCTGGAGCGGCGGCACCTTCGGCGACTCCGTATCACCGAAATCTGGGGACTGCAGGGGGTGGGTCAACGCGCCGTCTTCGGATCGAGCGCGTCGCGGATCCCATCGCCGAGCAGGTTGAAGCTGACCACGATGATCATGATCAGGAAGGCCGGCAGGAAGAAGAACATGAAGTCGGCCGACGAGTAGTTGATCGAGCCCTTCAGGATGTTGCCGAGCGTCGGCGTCGGCGGGACGATGCCGACACCGAGGTAGCTCAGCGCGGCCTCGGCGGAGATGTAGGCCGGCATGGTCAGCGTGAAGGTGACCAGCAGCGGCGCCCACAGGTTCGGCAGGATCTCCTTGAAGTAGATCCGGCGGCGCGAGGCGCCGAGCAGGACGGATGCGTCGACGAACTCACGCTCGCGCACCGACAGGACCTGGCCGCGGATGATGCGCGCGATGCCGGGCCAGCCGAAGAGCGCCAGCACGAAGACGACGTAGGCGCCGTTGGGCAACGGATCGGACCGGTCGCCGGGGAGGATGTCGGCCATCAGCTGGATGCCCATCGCGGAGAGCGCCAGCAGCATCAGCGTGGAGGGGAACGACAGCGTGAGGTCGATGGACCGACCGATGAGCGCGTCGACCCAGCCGCCGCTGAAGCCGGCGATGATGCCGAGCACCGCGCCGACGATGATGGCGATCAGGGTGGCCGACAGGGCGATCGCCAGCGAGAAGGTCAGGCCGTACCAGACCCGCGACAGCACGTCGCGACCCGTCTGCGGCTCGACGCCGAGCGGGTGCGACCAGCTGATCCCGCCGAGCTTTCCGATCGGCAGGCCACCGGTGTTGGGGTCGGTCAGGTCCTGGTGGAACGACGTCGGGTCCAGCACGCCGAACTTGACCAGGAACGGCGCGGCGACCGCCGCGAGCACGTACAGGACCACCACGACGAAGGAGACCATCGACAGCTTGTCGCGGCGGAACCGCCCGACGGCGAGTCGGGTCGGGGACTGACCCTTGAGCTTGGAGAGATCACCCTGCGGCGCACCGGTGGGGTCCGGCAGCTGCTCGCTCTCCAGGTTGGAGGCAGTCGTGGTCATGGCACCTCTGTCTTCTCGGTTTGCCTGGGCGCCGGTCGGCCATCCGGATCACGGATGGCCGGGGGTCGGCGACCGAAGCGACTGTATGTGACGCCGACGCATCATCGGGTCATCTGCGTGTAACGATCTGATCTCGGCAAGGTGCAGGTGGCGTTCGCCAGAACGGGCTATGGACGCAACACCCTGCGTCCGCTGACGGCATCCGCCGCGCACCTTGCGTCGAACCCTCCTGTTCACCCCAGGACGTACGGCGTCGCGCCGGGTCGCGACGCCTCCCGGGGGGCGTAGATCACATTTCCGGACGTTACTGATCCGTTATGCGGGTTCGGCGGCCTTCGCCGGTGGCCCGTCCACGCCGGCCTCCTTGCGCTGCTCGGGGGTGATCGGCGCCGGCGCGGCGGTGAGCGGGTCGAAGCCACCCCCCGACTTCGGGAACGCGATGACGTCGCGGATCGAGTCGGTGCCCGCCAGGAGCGCGCAGATCCGGTCCATGCCGACCGCGATGCCGCCGTGGGGCGGGGCGCCGAAGGTGAAGGCGTCGAGGAGGAACCCGAACTTCTCGTGGGCCTCCTCCTCGGTGAGGCCCATGACGGCGAAGACCCGCTTCTGCACGTCCTCGCGGTGGATCCGGATCGACCCGCCACCGAGCTCGTTGCCGTTGCAGACGATGTCGTAGGCGTACGCCAGCGCCGAGCCCGGGTCGGTGTCGAAGGTGTCCAGGAACTCCGGCTTCGGGCCGGTGAAGGCGTGGTGGACCGCGGTCCACGCGCCCGCGCCCACCGCGACGTCGCCGCTCGCGACCGCGTCGGACGCCGGCTCGAACATGGGGGCGTCGACCACCCAGGTGAAGGCGAACGCGCTCTCGTCGATCAGCCCACCGCGACGGCCGATCTCCAGCCGCGCGGCGCCCAGCAGCGCCCGGCTCGGCTTGGTCGCACCAGCAGCGAAGAAGACGCAGTCACCGGGCGCGGCGCCCACGTGGGCGGCCAGGCCGGCCTTCTCCTCCTCGGAGAGGTTCTTGGCCACGGGACCACCGAGCTCGCCGTCCTCCTGGACCAGCACGTAGGCCAGCCCGCGCGCGCCGCGCTGCTTGGCCCACTCCTGCCAGGCGTCCAGCTTCTTGCGCGGCTGGCTCGCGCCGCCCGGCATCACCACGGCGCCGACGTACTCCGCCTGGAAGACGCGGAACGGCGTGTCCTTGAAGTAGTCGGTGCACTCGACGAGCTCGAGACCCATCCGGAGGTCGGGCTTGTCGGAGCCGAACCGCGCCATCGCGTCGGCGTACGTCATCCGCGGGATCGGTCGCGGGATCTCGACGTCGATCAGCCGCCACATCGCGGCGAGGACGTCCTCCATCAGCGCGATGACGTCGTCCTGGTCGACGAAGCTCATCTCGATGTCGAGCTGGGTGAACTCCGGCTGGCGGTCGGCGCGGAAGTCCTCGTCGCGGTAGCAGCGCGCGATCTGGAAGTAGCGCTCCATGCCGGCGACCATCAGCAGCTGCTTGAAGAGCTGCGGGCTCTGCGGAAGGGCGTACCAGCTGCCGGGCT
It encodes the following:
- a CDS encoding ABC transporter ATP-binding protein; translation: MSSFLSVRDLKVHFPTVDGIVKATDGLSFDLEKGRTLGIVGESGSGKSVSSSAILGLHRKTSAIVSGEILLDGTDLLKLSDEQMRRRRGKEVAMIFQDPLSAMHPYYTVGNQIGEAYRVHHDVSKRAARARAIEMLDRVGIPQPDRRVDDYPHQFSGGMRQRAMIAMGLINNPSLLIADEPTTALDVTVQAQILDLLQDLQKEFESAVIIITHDLGVIAEVADEVLVMYAGRAVEVGSCNEILTHPEMPYTWGLLSSVPDVRGDTNARLIPIPGNPPSLLTPPSGCAFHPRCPHRDKVPGNLCTTTLPELAPGTRTETHLKRCHLTNPDVVFEQEVLPEIAPDLVEDAR
- a CDS encoding ABC transporter permease encodes the protein MLAYVIRRLFVGVIMLIVMSLVTFFLFFASPIDPGRFACGKNCSVAQIKQTNKSLGYDKPTIVQWTDFLQGVVKGRDYPDDPELRAAAPQLVTHCAAPCFGYSVVNTKTVNQLMKEAFPVSLSISIAALVLWLFFGVLFGVIAAVTRGSLIDRGIVAVSLVLYAFPAFFIGLFLLKFVAIKWELVDVPVYTPIAEGGLGAWLTCLLLPGITLAVLYMAGYVRMTRAFVLESMSEDYVRTARAKGLKPRRVLVKHSMRAALTPLVTLVGLDFAGLMGGAIITETVFNYNGLGKLAIDANNTNDLPTIIGLVLLLGSFVIVANIIVDVLYAVIDPRVRVG
- a CDS encoding ABC transporter permease, producing MTTTASNLESEQLPDPTGAPQGDLSKLKGQSPTRLAVGRFRRDKLSMVSFVVVVLYVLAAVAAPFLVKFGVLDPTSFHQDLTDPNTGGLPIGKLGGISWSHPLGVEPQTGRDVLSRVWYGLTFSLAIALSATLIAIIVGAVLGIIAGFSGGWVDALIGRSIDLTLSFPSTLMLLALSAMGIQLMADILPGDRSDPLPNGAYVVFVLALFGWPGIARIIRGQVLSVREREFVDASVLLGASRRRIYFKEILPNLWAPLLVTFTLTMPAYISAEAALSYLGVGIVPPTPTLGNILKGSINYSSADFMFFFLPAFLIMIIVVSFNLLGDGIRDALDPKTAR
- the aspS gene encoding aspartate--tRNA ligase, giving the protein MIRTHDAGALRAEDVGQTVTLAGWVANRRDHGGVAFIDLREASGVVQVVIRDEEVAHQLRAEYCLKITGEVTARKDGNENPNLATGAIEVVASDVEVLSAAAPLPFPISDHVDVGEEARLKHRYLDLRRSGPNHALRLRSKINKAARDVLDAHAFVEIETPTLTRSTPEGARDFLVPARLQPGSWYALPQSPQLFKQLLMVAGMERYFQIARCYRDEDFRADRQPEFTQLDIEMSFVDQDDVIALMEDVLAAMWRLIDVEIPRPIPRMTYADAMARFGSDKPDLRMGLELVECTDYFKDTPFRVFQAEYVGAVVMPGGASQPRKKLDAWQEWAKQRGARGLAYVLVQEDGELGGPVAKNLSEEEKAGLAAHVGAAPGDCVFFAAGATKPSRALLGAARLEIGRRGGLIDESAFAFTWVVDAPMFEPASDAVASGDVAVGAGAWTAVHHAFTGPKPEFLDTFDTDPGSALAYAYDIVCNGNELGGGSIRIHREDVQKRVFAVMGLTEEEAHEKFGFLLDAFTFGAPPHGGIAVGMDRICALLAGTDSIRDVIAFPKSGGGFDPLTAAPAPITPEQRKEAGVDGPPAKAAEPA
- a CDS encoding ABC transporter substrate-binding protein is translated as MFKYRKRVFAATAVVALTAGLAACGGSDSAGGPSAGGSTDADAAAGGTLNYLIFAPIEHVDPQRIYVGRDITNFSRTVYRQLVTFPISTDPKVSNTPVPDLATDTGTSKDGGKEWSFTVKDGVNWEDGQPITCDDFKYGASRVFATDVITGGPNYLLSYLDIPTDEKTGLPAYDGPYKGDGQDLFDKAVTCDGSTITYKFNKPWPDFPLAIAALHMMDPYRKDKDQGDKSNFQIFSNGPYKLDGAWSKNKGATLVRNDNYDPKTDSTDVRKALPESIVFNIGQTTETIYDQLIADSGDAQTAVTGQRIPAPYYNQIEGPVADRATLEASPYVDYLVPNFRKMKDPKVREALKVATNAKAWIDAGGGDKAFAPAESIVNPAVVGYKANPAFSGPQEGDPAAAKKLLEEAGVTLPYPITFTYPKTDTADKQAAALKETWDAAGFDVTLDGLGDTYYDVIQKPDKDSDVMWGGWGSDWPSAITVTAPLFDSRPNLTENSDGQDYGAYKSDEFNGLVDQAQNAASLEDQTAALQQADIVLGQDVAYIPLEIAQFYFLHGSKVVNFTTTPASSSYPDLGAIGVKQ